In Gemmatimonadaceae bacterium, one DNA window encodes the following:
- a CDS encoding HD domain-containing phosphohydrolase: MLNLMAPLMASLAGLLYLRERRTRMSLARLGAAALESLLDAIDANDTETGAHVRRVADYSLILGEAAGLDARTLHSIERVALFHDIGKIHGALTDLLNETKHLNPAEHRAIKTHPRRGAEVLEPLARFYPDLTAGVLSHHERWDGSGYPRKLRGGRIPMAARVVAIADTFDAVTHARAYSHARSLEAAKLVIVEGRGTQFDPDLADLFLSPLVIESIAKSMRSLHMPRRKQVTRRKAPRTNVARAPDVRFRWRIARPSRLQPGR; encoded by the coding sequence ATGCTGAATCTCATGGCTCCGCTGATGGCCTCGCTTGCCGGGTTACTCTACCTGCGGGAACGCCGCACCCGCATGAGTCTCGCACGGCTCGGCGCAGCGGCACTCGAGTCTCTGCTTGACGCAATAGATGCGAATGACACCGAAACGGGCGCCCACGTGCGACGGGTAGCCGATTACTCACTGATTCTCGGCGAGGCGGCGGGTCTGGACGCTCGGACCCTGCACAGCATCGAGCGCGTTGCACTCTTTCACGACATCGGAAAAATTCACGGTGCGCTAACCGACTTGCTGAACGAGACCAAGCACCTGAACCCCGCCGAGCACAGAGCGATCAAGACTCATCCAAGACGCGGCGCAGAGGTGCTGGAACCGCTGGCCAGATTTTATCCAGATTTGACGGCGGGCGTCCTGTCTCATCACGAGCGATGGGATGGGAGCGGATACCCTCGCAAGCTCCGGGGCGGACGCATTCCGATGGCGGCCAGAGTCGTGGCCATCGCGGACACGTTCGATGCGGTCACGCATGCCCGGGCATACAGTCATGCGCGGTCACTGGAAGCCGCGAAATTGGTGATCGTCGAGGGGAGGGGCACACAGTTCGATCCAGATCTCGCCGATCTGTTTCTGAGCCCGCTGGTAATAGAATCGATCGCCAAATCGATGCGATCGCTGCACATGCCGCGTCGCAAGCAGGTCACGCGCCGGAAAGCGCCCAGGACTAATGTGGCGCGCGCGCCGGATGTGAGGTTTCGGTGGCGGATCGCAAGGCCCTCGCGCCTGCAGCCGGGTCGCTGA
- a CDS encoding class I SAM-dependent rRNA methyltransferase: MAAVTARGARRWDVGHPWIYRSDVTTRPAIGAGVVRVTDNRNRHLGWALWSAESEISLRLLDRDPDATIDGGWWHAMIAQSAGRRIGLESVTNGYRIVHGEADGLPSLVVDRYDRWAVIQLMSAGLETCRDAIVEAVVNVTKADGVLARNDVSLRAKEGLQRETVVLRGEVPHEIEVSEYSLRYLAAPFTGQKTGAFLDQRENRNLAGEVARGRALDCFSYHGSFSLHLARNADAVTALDSSAQAIERARINARLNDITNIEFVEADVFQYLRGQEVAGMQFDTIVLDPPAFAKSRHSVDAALRGYKEINMRAMRLLAPGGILYTASCSFHLSKALFLEMLGSAAADSHRRIALREVRGQPIDHPEILTIPETGYIKGALLQAAD; this comes from the coding sequence GTGGCAGCGGTCACGGCGAGGGGAGCGCGGCGCTGGGATGTCGGCCACCCGTGGATATACCGGAGTGACGTCACAACCCGGCCCGCAATCGGGGCCGGCGTCGTACGCGTCACTGACAATCGCAATCGCCATCTTGGCTGGGCGTTGTGGAGTGCTGAATCGGAAATCTCGCTGCGGCTTCTGGACCGCGATCCCGACGCGACCATCGACGGCGGCTGGTGGCACGCGATGATCGCACAATCCGCGGGCCGGCGGATCGGACTGGAGAGCGTGACAAACGGCTATCGGATAGTGCATGGAGAGGCCGACGGACTGCCATCGCTCGTAGTGGACCGATACGATCGATGGGCCGTGATTCAGCTCATGAGCGCGGGGCTCGAAACGTGTCGCGACGCAATCGTTGAGGCCGTAGTGAACGTGACGAAAGCCGACGGAGTCCTTGCTCGTAACGACGTGAGTCTTCGTGCGAAGGAAGGGTTACAGCGGGAAACCGTGGTGCTGCGTGGAGAGGTTCCACACGAGATCGAAGTCAGCGAATACTCGCTCCGGTATCTTGCGGCACCGTTCACCGGCCAGAAGACCGGAGCGTTTCTCGATCAGCGCGAAAACAGGAATCTGGCAGGCGAAGTGGCCCGCGGCAGGGCCCTCGACTGCTTCAGCTATCATGGTTCATTTTCTCTCCACCTGGCACGGAACGCCGATGCTGTCACGGCCCTCGACTCTTCGGCGCAGGCAATAGAGCGGGCAAGGATCAACGCCCGGTTGAACGACATTACGAATATCGAGTTTGTCGAGGCCGATGTGTTTCAGTATCTGCGTGGGCAGGAGGTGGCGGGCATGCAATTCGACACGATCGTTCTCGATCCCCCCGCGTTCGCGAAGAGCCGCCATTCTGTTGACGCTGCACTCCGGGGATACAAGGAAATCAACATGCGCGCGATGCGGCTGCTCGCACCTGGCGGGATTCTCTATACCGCGAGTTGCAGCTTTCATCTTTCGAAAGCCCTGTTCCTGGAAATGCTTGGCTCCGCGGCGGCCGACAGTCACCGGCGCATCGCGCTGCGGGAAGTGCGTGGCCAGCCAATTGACCACCCCGAGATCCTGACTATCCCCGAAACAGGGTACATCAAAGGTGCATTGCTGCAGGCGGCGGACTGA